In Treponema sp. OMZ 798, the following proteins share a genomic window:
- a CDS encoding ABC transporter ATP-binding protein: MYFILIFILKTIQTAVSTGILYFFGFAIDKFTNDPSPEKIKLIIFYALLEIIFVVIHHLCQRGVFFMRKKFALFYSQNLSDAIFDIPPEDFLNHGTDYYFTAFKDQIPKIQTSYLLGRINIASSFVGILLTVFVLVSFHFSLPIIMLSSFIIGKLVTKIIEPHIDKISSKEITLQEEYNAKTSENQKGLPFYILNGKRNLLFTRQVSANNKFENQSCKIEIKKTIFEWIMILTSMFLATAGLAFAIFLFTKNKITIGMLSSTILYMNIFSQKLEGLLNLFIEVRYGKTSKGKIDGIIKSKKNKILSAEEFQTLKFKDISFSYNTKDGENISVLKNINLQINKGDKILLTGKSGSGKSTLIKLALNLLKPDTGKMYFNGKETSDNEYPPFYFINQSFHLFKTSIEDNIFFGDKKQKEPYEFARLEKFYDNDITALDTDGMQISGGEKERTALARVFAGSYKNIIMDETFAGLDFENYKFIQNKFLDDKELTYIEISHREIDTEKFDYIFNLEEGKLNVKTIKEK; encoded by the coding sequence ATGTACTTCATATTAATTTTTATTCTTAAAACCATCCAAACGGCAGTGTCAACAGGTATTTTGTATTTTTTTGGGTTCGCTATTGATAAATTTACAAACGATCCTTCGCCTGAAAAAATTAAACTCATTATATTCTATGCTCTGCTTGAAATAATTTTTGTAGTCATTCATCACCTATGTCAACGAGGCGTATTTTTTATGCGCAAGAAATTTGCTCTTTTTTATAGTCAAAATCTTTCAGACGCTATTTTTGACATTCCTCCTGAAGATTTTTTAAACCATGGAACGGATTATTATTTTACCGCATTTAAAGATCAAATACCTAAAATACAAACCTCATATTTACTTGGACGCATTAATATCGCTTCAAGTTTTGTAGGAATTTTGTTGACGGTCTTTGTTTTGGTATCATTCCATTTTAGTTTACCGATTATTATGCTCTCGTCTTTTATAATCGGTAAACTAGTTACAAAAATCATTGAGCCTCACATCGATAAAATCTCTTCTAAAGAAATTACTCTACAAGAAGAATATAACGCCAAAACAAGCGAAAATCAAAAAGGTCTGCCGTTTTATATTCTAAACGGAAAAAGAAATTTGCTTTTTACCCGTCAAGTAAGTGCAAATAATAAATTTGAAAATCAAAGCTGCAAAATAGAAATTAAGAAAACGATTTTTGAATGGATAATGATTTTAACTTCAATGTTTTTAGCGACAGCCGGATTAGCATTTGCAATTTTTTTATTTACAAAAAACAAAATAACAATAGGTATGTTGAGCTCTACAATTTTATATATGAATATTTTTTCGCAAAAACTTGAAGGGTTGCTTAATCTTTTTATTGAAGTGCGTTACGGAAAAACAAGCAAAGGAAAAATAGACGGAATCATAAAAAGTAAAAAAAATAAAATTTTATCGGCGGAGGAGTTTCAGACGCTTAAATTCAAAGATATTTCGTTTTCATATAATACAAAAGACGGAGAAAATATTTCCGTTTTAAAAAATATAAACTTACAAATCAACAAGGGCGATAAAATACTATTAACGGGAAAAAGCGGCAGCGGAAAATCTACTTTGATCAAACTTGCCTTAAATTTATTAAAACCCGATACAGGTAAAATGTATTTTAACGGCAAGGAAACTTCAGACAACGAATATCCGCCGTTTTATTTTATCAATCAAAGTTTTCATCTTTTTAAAACGTCGATTGAAGATAATATTTTCTTTGGAGATAAAAAACAAAAAGAACCTTATGAATTTGCACGGCTTGAAAAATTTTATGATAACGATATAACTGCGTTAGATACTGACGGAATGCAAATATCTGGAGGAGAAAAAGAACGCACCGCCTTAGCTCGAGTTTTTGCAGGTTCATATAAAAATATAATTATGGATGAAACCTTTGCAGGTCTTGACTTTGAAAATTATAAATTTATTCAAAACAAATTTTTGGATGACAAGGAATTGACATATATTGAAATTTCTCATCGTGAAATTGATACCGAAAAATTTGATTATATATTTAATCTGGAGGAAGGAAAATTAAATGTTAAAACTATTAAAGAAAAATAA
- a CDS encoding ABC transporter ATP-binding protein — MLKLLKKNKFLFSITFVLVAITAFLDTYSSKILQITIDKTIEGNGKIEYVFIFAAFGFLAGLIIFIENLAETKLRKDCRLILRNNIAHYMACENRIEHHQDKTKYYELFINSCDYFSSEAICNLMDSLYNINAIMFGLVTMYFIFPPFIIFCFVSMSCSFLMFKKIDPKLDELSNTFIEKRSGYYNYIQDILTGHFTIFINRAKKYFVKRTKKEFENYENYRYKYNANRDLLLDIVNFPDLVISVLMIIFLFYFILKGKTTLGSLAAVLGLNALISSSFENLFYNIISIRSGLLILDKKYFEIKNPLSETKIPKNPLTSIEIKNLNFSYGDNHVFTDFNISLKNGFYYLQAESGKGKSTLIKLITKELPAPDNSIFINGKDINSYTEDELINEISYIPQENFIINGTIEENLFAPIAEKQKELDLVCALPLANTLHKKGGLDEKSISGGETRRLNLARNLDLSKSLIILDEPFKNVEREIYKKIEHNLLQITDKIIIAVTHEKIEDKNAAVISI; from the coding sequence ATGTTAAAACTATTAAAGAAAAATAAATTTCTATTTAGTATAACCTTTGTACTGGTTGCAATAACGGCATTTTTAGATACTTATTCATCAAAAATCTTACAAATTACTATTGATAAAACTATTGAAGGAAACGGAAAAATTGAATATGTTTTTATATTTGCCGCATTCGGTTTTCTTGCAGGACTAATAATATTTATAGAAAACTTAGCCGAAACTAAACTGCGAAAAGATTGCAGATTGATACTTAGAAACAATATTGCGCATTATATGGCTTGCGAAAACAGAATTGAGCATCATCAGGATAAAACAAAATACTATGAACTTTTTATAAACTCTTGTGATTATTTTTCATCTGAAGCAATTTGTAATCTAATGGATAGTCTTTATAATATAAATGCAATTATGTTTGGTCTTGTAACGATGTATTTTATTTTTCCGCCGTTTATTATTTTTTGTTTTGTTTCAATGTCTTGTTCATTTTTAATGTTTAAAAAAATCGATCCGAAACTTGATGAACTTTCAAATACATTTATAGAAAAACGATCAGGTTATTATAATTACATTCAAGATATTTTAACGGGGCATTTTACGATTTTTATTAACCGTGCAAAAAAATATTTTGTAAAACGCACAAAAAAAGAATTTGAAAATTATGAAAACTACCGCTATAAGTATAATGCAAATAGAGACTTGCTTTTGGATATTGTGAATTTCCCCGACCTTGTTATAAGCGTTTTGATGATTATCTTCTTATTCTATTTTATTTTAAAAGGAAAAACGACACTCGGCTCGCTTGCTGCCGTACTCGGTTTAAATGCACTTATTTCAAGCAGTTTTGAAAATTTATTCTATAATATTATTTCGATCCGTTCAGGCCTTTTAATTTTGGATAAAAAATATTTTGAAATTAAAAACCCTCTTTCAGAAACTAAGATACCTAAAAATCCCCTCACTTCCATAGAAATAAAAAATCTTAATTTTTCTTATGGGGATAATCATGTTTTTACCGATTTTAACATATCGCTTAAAAACGGGTTTTACTATTTGCAGGCCGAAAGCGGAAAGGGAAAGTCAACCCTCATAAAACTTATTACAAAAGAATTACCTGCCCCTGACAATTCTATTTTTATTAACGGTAAAGATATCAATTCTTATACTGAAGATGAGCTTATCAATGAAATTTCATATATTCCTCAAGAAAATTTTATTATTAATGGAACCATAGAAGAAAATCTTTTTGCTCCCATTGCAGAAAAACAAAAAGAACTTGATCTTGTCTGCGCCTTACCCCTTGCAAATACTTTGCATAAAAAAGGAGGATTAGATGAAAAAAGCATTTCGGGAGGTGAAACCCGAAGGCTTAACCTTGCCCGAAACCTTGATTTATCAAAGAGCCTTATCATATTGGATGAGCCTTTTAAAAACGTAGAACGCGAAATTTACAAAAAAATAGAGCACAACCTTTTGCAAATAACCGATAAAATTATTATTGCCGTTACCCATGAAAAGATTGAAGATAAAAACGCCGCTGTGATAAGTATTTAA